Genomic DNA from Procambarus clarkii isolate CNS0578487 chromosome 34, FALCON_Pclarkii_2.0, whole genome shotgun sequence:
TTTCCAGACGCTTATAAAATTAAGAGTACAAAAAGTGGTtgactggtggtccatcactacatgttggtactgtGGCCTAAATAGTTACTACACGTACGATCACTTCAGGAGGCCGGGTTGTATACGGCAGTAGGTAGACAGATGTGAACGGGTAGACTCTTGACAGGAGAGGACGGCAGTAGACAGCTGTCCAGACAGCTGTGACCAGGTAAACGCTGACAGGAGAGGACACACTGACACGAGACTCAAGTTACTGGTTCTCAACAGATGAGAAACAACAGGTCACCCGTTTCGTAGAACCAATGAGAAATATGAAAATAACCACAACACGCTAAACTGCGACGCTCAAAATACAATGATACATGTCTTTGTTACCAAGCTCATCTTATCGGGTGTATAAAATATTTTAGCCATCTCAAGATATCAAATACTGAATGACATCTTTTCTCTCTCTGAGAACATTTTAATTCCAAATTAATGCACTACACAATACAACAAGACTGGCACACCACCACTAAATATCAAGCCAAGACACAGCGTTCCCGGCCAAACAGAAGTACACAATTAGTGGTCCTGGCGCAGAGCTGCTCAGATGGCCAGCTTACCAACGTCCTTAGCGACTCGCTTACCATACTAATGAGCCCCCGGCTATGGCCGCCTCCTTCGCTGATGGTTCCTCCAGCCTGTGCATCTCGAGCTGAGCCGAGGTTCATCCACCCAGATGGATCATTAACAGCTCAACTCCAAGTCAATTTTCAATCTGAGAAGCTTAATCAATGTCTTTTGCACCAAAAATGTATGATGAGAACGAATGTTTCAACCTCATACCTTAAACCAGAGACGTTTCATCCAAGAACTTTAAACCAGAGAACGTCTCATCCAAGAACCTTAAACCAGAGAACGTCTCATCCAAGAACCTTAAACCAGAGAACGTCTCATCCAAGAACCTTAACAAAGGAAGTGAGTGTAATGTGAACATACGTTTGTGGTATTCGAGCGATATTTTTGTATACAAAAACACGTTATCAGAACATACGCATATTTCCCCTATAATGTCGTACCAGCCGGAGCCTCACTGGACCAGCCGGAGCCTCGCTGGACCAGCCGGAGCCTCGCTGGACCAGCCGGAGCCTCGCTGGACCAGCCGAAGCCTCGCTGGACCAGCCGGAGCCTCGCTGGACCAGCCGGAGCCTCGCTGGATCAGCCGGAGCCTCACTGGACCAGCCTGAGCCTTGCAGGACCAGCCGGAGCCTCACTGGACCAGCCGGAGCCTCGCTGGACCAGCCGGAGCCTCGCTGGACCAGCCGGAGCCTCGCTGGACCAGCCGGAGCCTCGCTGGACCAGCCGGAGCCTCGCTGGACCAGCCGGAGCCTCGCTGGACCAGCCGGAGCCTCGCTGGACCAGCCGGAGCCTCGCTGGACCAGCCGGAGCCTCGCTGGACCAGCCGGAGCCTCGCTGGACCAGCCGGAGCCTCGCTGGACCAGCCGGAGCCTCACTGGACCAGCCTGAGCCTTGCTGGACCAGCCGGAGCCTCGCTGAACCAACCGGAGCCTCACTGGAGCCTAGCCAACAAGATAATCAACCCAGTGAGAACCACCATTCCTACTCCAGAATCACAAACCTTACCGAATGCCTAATTCATAAAACGAAAACATAACTACAGCACATATCCTTCCCTGGAATTTAGTCAGGATTTATATTTTTTGCACAAGACGCTACAGAAGTAGACACCTTCTGAGAGCTGTTATCTGGCTCCCATCTTTTTTTCCTTTCCATTACTTACGGTAAGCCTCACCCTACTTAAGTGAGCCTTAAGTGAGATTACTTACGGAAAGCTTTTCCCTGAAATAATACCCGCCAAACGGTTATAACAACCAGATACCCAATTACTATTGGGTGAACACGGAAGAACAGTTCCGTGTTCACCCAGGATTGACGCCCAAGTCATTTCCGGAGGGTGGAGAAACTTGTTATAGTTCCTCGTGTCGGTTTGCTAGTTCAATCATTcaactttgtccatttgtcttATTGCTAGATAAGGATGTGTGCGCGTCTGTCACCTGGGAAGGTGAGCTCTGTCTTAAGTCCAGGAGACGATGAATCATTCATTCAGGAAATGCAATGAGTCGACTGACAGGACCCGATTTCGATTGACAGGGCCCGAGTCCGATTGACAGGGCCCGAGTAAGATTGACAGGAACCGAGTCCGATTGACAGGGCCCGAGTAAGATTGACAGGAACCGAGTCCGATTGACAGGGCCCGAGTAAGATTGACAGGAACCGAGTCCGATTGACAGGGCCCGAGTAAGATTGACAGGAACCGAGTCCGATTGACAGGGCCCGAGTAAGATTGACAGGGCCCGAGTCCGATTGACAGGGCCCGAGTAAGATTGACAGGAACCGAGTCCGATTGACAGGGCCCGAGTAAGATTGACAGGAACCGAGTCCGATTGACAGGGCCCGAGTAAGATTGACAGGGCCCGAGTCCGATTGACAGGGCCCGAGTAAGATTGACAGGGCCCGAGTCCGATTGACAGGGCCCGAGTCCGATTGACAGGGCCCGAGTCCGATTGACAGGGCCCGAGTCCGATTGACAGGGCCCGAGTAAGATTGACAGGAACCGAGTAAGATTGACAGGGCCCGAGTTCGATTGACAGGGACCGAGTTCGATTGACAGGGCCCGAGTTCGATTGACAGGGCCCGAGTTCGATTGATAGGGACCGAGTTCGATTGACAGGGCCCGAGTCCGACTGACAGGACCCGAGTTCGAGTGACAAAGAACTCGAATTCTAAGTTCTATAACCTAAGTTCGATTTCCGGGCGGGTGAGACATTTCGGCAAATTTTCTTTCAAccgatacctctgttcacctgcgAATAAACGGGAACCCGGGGGTTACCTCTCGGGGAAGATCAGTAGCAGGTTTAGGGTGATCTGGACAATACTAACTTGCTTCCTGCCCTTAACAATGGGACATGATAAACCATGATAAATATTATCACAGGTGCACGAGTATGGCTGTGTAATATCTCTGTCCCAATAGCGTGTGAAAGGCACACAATAGTACGGACAAAAATACGACGGATTAGGTGACAGGAGGGATGGTGGGCGGACTGGTGGTGGGTTGCCCACTCCCACGGTGACAGCCGCCATCCtcacccagtgttcacacaccagTGAACGCCTGTAAACTACTGCTCTATCAGACGACCCGTTATACGTGAGCAGACGACCCGTTATACAAGAGCAGACGACCCGTTATACAAGAGCAGACGACCCGTTATACAAGAGCAGACGACCCGTTATACAAGAGCAGACGACCCGTTACACAAGATCAGACGACCCGTTACACAAGATCAGACGACCCGTTACACAAGATCAGACGACCCGTTATACAAGAGCAGACGACCCGTTACACAAGATCAGACGACCCGTTACACAAGAGCAGACGACCCGTTACACAAGATCAGACGACCCGTTACACAAGATCAGACGACCCGTTACACAAGATCAGACGACCCGTTACACAAGAGCAGACGACCCGTTACACAAGAGCAGACGACCCGTTATACAAGATCAGACGACCCGTTACACAAGATCAGACGACCCGTTATACAAGATCAGACGACCCGTTACACAAGATCAGACGACCCGTTACACAAGATCAGACGACCCGTTACACAAGAGCAGACGACCCGTTATACAAGACACATTACAAAACACCACTTTTACAGGCTACAGCAGTCACCTTAACCGCTTTATCATACGCTAGATACAGTGTTACTGAAATCAAACATTTTTTTCCTTGTTTCATAAGCGATGAATAATTGCAAAACTATCAGAATTGCATAGAAAAAAATAATGTCTTGCGAAAGTAAAATCTCTTATTATTTTCTGAATTCATGATGCACAAACACACTGACTCCTCATCAATGTGTTACACATCAATCCTCAAACACATGACTTCATCAATCATACATATGTATACTGTCTGCCCTAAACAGCTGCATCAACAAGACCTTTAGGGGCCCAGATCACCTCCACTGTGAGACGCGCACAATGGGGGTTATACAAGGCCCACTGGAGACGGCTGGGAGGTCTCTAGTGGGAGGGAGATAACGGGAGGGATGACGGGAGggagatgagggagggggggggggggcgaatggGGAAGGAGCTTTTGAGAATCGTCGCCTCTCATCAAAAGGATTAAGAAGCGCCACTGAGATAACATAGTATCGGGGGAAACCAATTAAATCATATGCCATTTCGTTCCTCGTTTGTGTGACAGGAGAGCCGTtacgtggttgttgttgactgttGACACTGTTGACGCAGGAAACAGTGTTACCTGCGTGTCGGGCAAGCCGGTCGAGTGGAGCACCCTAGTCTTCGTGTCTCCGGGCACTTTACCGGAAGACATGGGAGCGGTCGGCTTACCTTGCCACCGGGGGGGACGAGGCCAGGTTCAGGGGACTCAGACCCCGTGGGGCGACTGAGGTGTCCCGCCAGGGTGGACAGTGGcacctaggggggggggtgtaagacCCAAGAGGGGTGCTAGAGCTAGAGTGCCGCGGCACTAGAGGACTGCCTTACGGTACACACCCTATGATCCAACGCcacactatatagcatttggaagggatttGAGGCCAAGGTTCTGGGATATtaaacagaatgaagaaacagtgcccaaccacttgggcaatTGGGAATCGAACGCTAATCTCcaggaagcgaggccgtcgctgtacCGACGAGCCAAGTGGATGGAGGCAAGGATGGGGTGTTGAGGAAAGGAGAAGAACGGCGGGAGAGGGGATACATAAGGGGAGAGGGGTGGaagaatggggggggggcgaAGAACAGGTAGAGAGGGGTGAATAGGGGGAGTAGGAGAGGAAAGAGGAAAAagagtgggggaggaggaggaatgattggggggggggggggcagaacagAAAAGagtgagaggagggggaggataCGTAGAGGTATAAAATGGGTGGGGGGAGGAGTGAGGATGGAGGGGGGGATAGAGAGGGAGAATGGTTGACAAAAAGAAACAGAATGACAGAAAAATACACGACACACACAGTGACATGTATGGGGTACCAGGCCGACCCGGGCATCGCCGGGTATCCCCCCACCCCCGCTCCAGCATGGGtgagtggagaggggggggggtgtacgtgCACGCCGTGTGACTATATTACTAGAgtacccggtggtgcccgggtctgtgtatcttcctccccctcctccatctccctcttccccctccccttctgCTTCCCCCTCCCCATTACGCGCCCAtttaccccccctctctctaccccAACTTCAATCCTTCCTTTCTTCTCTCGCTCTTCCTATCATTTTATCCTTCATTTCctcaccctcctctttctccattTCATTCCCCTCCATTTCCCCTCATCTTCTTCGtgtcccccccaccctctcccctcATCTTACATCCTCAGTATATACTATCATCACTGTAAAGACTATCTTCATACCTGTAACCATCTCCCCCTAATCATTACCTTCATCGCTGTAACCCGAATGTATTCAGTTCACCGTTTTCGAGCAAATCGTGCAAATGCGAAAGTGAAAAGCAGAGCAGCTTCAACACTACAGAGAAAACATCTGCGATTTCATATAAGCCGTCACGAGAATCATACGTGGCAGTTGGGTTAGAGGCCGGTATGTTTTTTCAGGGAATTGGGTTATAAGCCCGTATTTGTTAATGTGTGGCACTGCAGCCATCACCAACCAGCCTATGTCGGTCCCGCACCTCAaaccattcaccctgcaaagttggttGAGGCTAAAACCCAGGTATCCAACCTTAAATTAGACAGACATTTaaacttataaatatatatatggggtACCCAGTTGGACACGGGTCTCTTATTCTGTCTTTCCATTCTTTTTCCCCTCTCTCTTCCACACTTTTTCCCCTCTCTCTTCCACACTCTTCACCCCCATCTCTCCATTCCACCTTCGTCCCCCTTCCCTTGGTCCCCTCActtcgtcctcccccccccctctaccttcctctcccccttctctcaggCAATTTATTATATACACTGAAAAACACTTCTAGTTTATATgtgtaagggaaggggggggggtagaagcgagtgtgtaggggggggcagggggatatATTTTTGTGAGCgagtgaggttgtgtgtgtgtactcacctaattgtactcacctaattgtgcttgcgggggttgagctctggctctttggtcccgcctctcaaccgtcaatcaactggtgtacagattcctgagcctattgggctctatcatatctacatttgaaactgtgtatggagtcagcctccaccacatcacttcctaatgcattccatttactaactactctgacactgaaaaagttctttctaacgtctctgtggctcatttgggtactcagcttccacctgtgtccccttgttcgcgtcccaccagtgttgaatagttcatccttgtttacccggtcgattcccctgaggattttgtaggttgtgatcatgtccccccttactcttctgtcttccagtgtcgtgaggtgcatttcccgcagcctttcctcataactcatgcctcttagttctgtgtgtgtgtgtgtgtgtgtgtgtgtgtgtgtgtgtgtgtgtgtgtgtgtgtgtgtgtgtgtgtgtgtgtgtgtgtgtgtgtgtgggtgtgcgggtgtgcgtgtgtgcgtgtgtgggtgtgcggGTGTGCGTGCGTACGTACGTACTGTAatatgaaacttttttttattgtcGACTAATTTTTCACAAACTGTTGTTTGTTCCACTCGaaaattttaattgttttatgCTTGTGAAATGTTCCATGACAACAgttttataaatttataatgaAAAAGTCATATCCAAATGACataaatgttttatatatataaatatatatatatatatatatatatatatatatatatatatatatatatatatatatatatatatatatattgcaagacAGTAAATGCAAGAAACATTCACACAATTAAAACCTTTTCATGCAGTATTACGCGGAGCATGAAAACGTCTTCCTCAGCCAGGATTCCTAGATTTCAATCCGACTCCATTTGGAACATTCTGAGCAcagttccttccctcccccttgcCCAGCGGTAATTGAGGAAATGAATGGAAATCGATTGGCGAGTCGTGTTCTGGGGACAAAGTACTTGGAGGAGGCTAAGCCCAAGTATGACACAGCTCTTTGGAAAATACAATtactgggagagtgtgggggagagaacGAGGCGAGAGAGTATTGGTATAAGGAAGTTGACCACCCGTACTGGGTACGGAAATACTCGTGCCCAGTACGGGTGGTCAGCAAGTGGAATACAATGAAAGAAGTGGTGGAAACCACCACCCTCGTGCATAAATTTAAGGACAAATTCGAAAAGAAGACAAACGTCATAATAGTTCAATTATAACGCAAACAGTACAAAGGCTAGTTAGTGGAGGGCATACAGAGCTAGTTCTCACTTACCAATAATCACTGATAGGAAAGGTCTGATAGGTGGAGATTACTATGTAACCTCCATTATCAAAACGGTATAATGGCACGGCAGCCACACGCTAATGACCAACCAAAGTTCTCTTTAGTCATATAAGGAGAAAAAACGGTGAGAGATCATGTAATCAGGATAAAGAGACAAGGAAGAATTCTCACAGAAAATGACGTGGAGGTATGTGAGGAACTTATAAAAAAGAATCAGATCTTCATAATAAAACAGCATGGAAACCAAGGATATGATATGAAAGTCTGGAAGAAACAATGGATGACATTGTAGTCACTGAAGAGGCCAAAAAAGGGGGGAACTAGACATGACACAATCAGTGGGAGCAGACAATCTCACCATGGATGGTGAAGCGGGCTTCAGAAGTAATTTATCGCTCCACAACCTCAAATTTATAATGAAATATTCCTGAGAGGAAATCTCAAGAGTATTTTGGGAAAGGGCAAATGTAGACCCAATATTCACAAAAGGGGAGAGAGACAGAAGGCactaaattacagaccagtgtcattgACAGGTATTCAGAGTAAAGTGTTTGAGAAAGTAACAAAGTTGAGAatggtggagcatctggagaggaCAAAGGACAAAGGGCAGAAAGCAAAGTCACCGCCAGAGAAGCGGGTGGATGCTGGAGGACTGCAACAAGTGAGCTGCCACAAGGCTCGCTCCTCGCGCCACTGCTATTCGTAATTTATTTATACGACCTACCTGTAGAAGTGACCTCGTACGTATCAGTGCTCGCAGATGATGCAAAGCTGATGAGGAATATAAAACATAGAGGAAGACTGCAGGAAGTTACAGGAGCAgcttgacaaactccaggagtgaGCGAGCGAATGGTTACTGGAATTCAATCCCAATAAacataaggtaatgaagatgagaaagggGGGGATAGGGAGTCCAGTTGGTATCGATACCATAATGGGACGATAACTACAGGGATCAGAAAGAGGGAGACTGGGAGTGTATATAGTAACATAACGCGGGTGGCGCACACGGAGAGGGTAACATCAGCAACATATGTGACGCTCGTAAATATAAGAGCATCGTTTAGTAACGTAAATCAGGATAACTTAGAGGTAACGAGTCATTTCTTAGACCaatgctggaatatgcagcctCGGCATCTAATCTGCGTCTTATGATGCATAAAATCGAAATTTAGAAAGTACAGGGGTCTGTAGCAAGACTGGTGCTAGAGCTAACTGACTTAAGCCATGAGGACAGGCTCTCACAACCGTAAAGGATATAAGAAACGAGAGGAtttgatcacgacatacaagatactaaggtGAATAGATATGATGGACAAATATAAGGAATATAAGGAAATACTTGTACTCAGTACGGCCGGTCAACAAGAGGAATGCCCCGAAAGAAATAACTAAGAGCCGGCTTCCACAAATTTAcagagattcgacaaagaatttcaaCAGGCGCAATAAGATTAGTATGCGGGGCCCTCAGAGCTAGATTTCACTCCCCCCGTAGACACTGATAGTTAGGTTGTgataggcaagtaccactactcaccaccacaaccaaccaccaccaccttccccgctGGGCTGCTCCCTACCCTGTGTTTGATCACCCGTAATAGACACTCTTTGCAAGTTCTTTAACTCAGTTTCAATATCAAAGTATTTCCATGGAAAATTGACTTTGCTGGGAGGGCGATGGGGCGTGGTTACTAGGGGTAGGGGatatgtaggggagggggggggggctcggtgGGTAGGTAGGGGATGGATAGCGAAAGGAGGGTGGAAGGGGACTTCAAAGAGCCCCTGTCTACTCCTGCAGGCCGGAAGTGACGTCATCTCCCCCATCCCAATCGTTAATTCGACAGGATATGAACTGCAGCAacaaatttagtttttttttttaacgatAAGTGGATTATAGTcagaaaagatatatatatatatatatatatatatatatgtcgtacctagtagccagaatgaacttctcggcctactatgcaaggcccgatttgcctaataagccaagatttcatgaattaatatattttctctatttttttcttatgaaatgataaagctacccatttcattatgtataaggtcaatttttttttattggagttaaaattaatatagatatatgaccgaacctaaccaaccctacctaacctaaccttacctatctttataggttaggttaggtagccgaaaatgttaggttaggtaggttaggtagtcgaaaaaacattaattcatgaaaacctggcttattaggcaagtcgggccttgcatagtaggccgagaagtgcgttctggctactaggtacgacatatatatatatatatatatatatatatatatatatatatatatatatatatatatatatatatatatatatatattagtatattttggtagaagtctttcctgtagacacatattattaaatatgaccgaaaaagattaataattctaacacgaattttctcgatctttcttatgtttcttttcactgttgatggttgaaaatcaattctccaaaattcacttttatttctagtctgacgcgacacttgagcgcgtttcgtaaaacttattacattttcaaagactttagtttacacacacacacaacttataaCTGAATAAAGCTTAAACatgttcgattttttatacctgcatttgggtgaggtgatatgttacaatagttttggatgaagtgaaaacaaactttcaacacaagccagaacacgaaacaatgggtattgaaggtaagaatggaagtaattgcagagggcctattggcccatatttcttgatgcttctatattggagcggagtcttgaagtgggtagaatatgaaGAATATATagaagttgtgcattaattggctgttgatagtcaacaccgtcaatcaacagccaattaatgcacaactatattgtgcattaatgtgtgtgtgtgcccgcgcgcgcgcgcgcgcgcgtgcgtgtgtgtgtgtgtgtgtgtgtgtgtgtgtgtgtgtgtgtgtgtgtgtgtgtgtgtgtgtgtgtgtgtgtgtaaagcacgaaaatgaacacgtgatgaatagattctcctgatagttccctccctggCAAGACTACCAACTCAGACAAGCTCCAACCCAGGTCAAGCAACTCCACCTCTACAAAATGATCATTAGACAAGTACTAGAATACCCATATGCCCGCTAAATCACACCCCAAGTACTAACAAACTGAAGATCAGAGTCCAAACCAAGGCAATGCGCTTCTCTGCGAACATCCTCTTCAACGACAGAGTAAGGTAAAGGCACTACGggctaccatagcccgtgctacttggaacgtgttgttccaggtagcgagtcttaaacaacaacaagacagagtaGGACCAGACCAGCTTCACAAGGTCTCTCAGAATGATGAACGACAGACTTTGCTACCTCTCAGGAGCTTGACACTATTTAATACCTTTACATTCTAGATCGAAAAGACGACCCCCGTCTCCTGGAGGTCATCAACCCAAGTGACTATCAGATACATAAcctttcctcccttccccccccccccccccgcctctaaCAGAGCCAGAAGAATCGCCCTCCAGCCAATGTGATGACGCATCCATAGCCAAGACTTCTCCAGACTCCCGCATCCTGAATGACCCCTCGAAAAACCCTGAGCAATGGGTCTTCCCTGAGCAATGGGTCTTCCCAGAGCAATGGGTCTTCCTTGAGCAATGGGTCTTCCTTGAGCAATGGGTCTTCCCTGAGCAATGGGTCTTCCCTGAGCAATGGATCTATCCTGAGCAATGGGTCTTCCCTGAGCAATGGATCTATCCTGAGCAATGGGTCTTCCCTGAGCAATGGGTCTTCCCTGAGCAATGGGTCTTCCCTGAGCAATGGGTCTTCCCTGAGCAATGGGTCTTCCCTGAGCAACGGGTCTTCCCTGAGCAATGGGTCTTCCCTGAGCAATGGGTCTTCCCTGAGCAATGGGTCTTCCCAGAGCAATGGGTCTTCCTTGAGCAATGGGTCTTCCCTGAGCAATGGGTCTTCCCTGAGCAATGGGTCTTATCTGAGCAATGGGTCTTATCTGAGCAATGGGTCTTCCCAGAGCAATGGGTCTTCCCAGAGCAATGGGTCTTCCCAGAGCAATGGGTCTTCCCTGAGCAATGGGTCTTCCCTGAGCAATGGGTCTTCCCTGAGCAATGGGTCTTCCCTGAGCAATGGGTCTTCCCTGAGCAATGGGTCTTCCCTGAGCAATGGGTCTTCCCTGAGCAATGGGTCTTCCCTGAGCAATGGGTCTTCCTTGAGCAATGGGTCTTCCCTGTGCAATGGGTCTTCCCTGAGCAATGGGTCTTCCCAGAGCAATGGGTCTTCCTTGAGCAATGGGTCTTCCCAGAGCAATGGGTCTTCCCTGAGCAATGGGTCTTCCCAGAGCAATGGGTCTTCCCAGAGCAATGGGTCTTCCCTGAGCAATGGATCTATCCTGAGCAATGGGTCTTCCCAGAGCAATGGGTCTTCCCTGAGCAATGGGTCTTCCCTGAGCAATGGGTCTTCCCAGAGCAATGGGTCTTCCCAGAGCAATGGGTCTTCCCTGAGCAATGGATCTATCCTGAGCAATGGGTCTTCCCAGAGCAATGGGTCTTCCCTGAGCAATGGGTCTTCCCAGAGCAATGGGTCTTCCCTGAGCA
This window encodes:
- the LOC138371052 gene encoding uncharacterized protein, which codes for MTPPGAGEEASTCGNRDVSSKNFKPENVSSKNLKPENVSSKNLKPENVSSKNLNKGTGASLDQPEPRWTSRSLAGPAGASLDQPKPRWTSRSLAGPAGASLDQPEPHWTSLSLAGPAGASLDQPEPRWTSRSLAGPAGASLDQPEPRWTSRSLAGPAGASLDQPEPRWTSRSLAGPAGASLDQPEPRWTSRSLAGPAGASLDQPEPCWTSRSLAEPTGASLEPSQQDNQPNDPLYVSRRPVIQEQTTRYTRADDPLYKSRRPVIQEQTTRYTRSDDPLHKIRRPVTQDQTTRYTRADDPLHKIRRPVTQEQTTRYTRSDDPLHKIRRPVTQDQTTRYTRADDPLHKSRRPVIQDQTTRYTRSDDPLYKIRRPVTQDQTTRYTRSDDPLHKSRRPVIQDTLQNTTFTGYSSHLNRFIIR
- the LOC123761949 gene encoding uro-adherence factor A-like — encoded protein: MTPRKTLSNGSSLSNGSSQSNGSSLSNGSSLSNGSSLSNGSSLSNGSILSNGSSLSNGSILSNGSSLSNGSSLSNGSSLSNGSSLSNGSSLSNGSSLSNGSSLSNGSSLSNGSSQSNGSSLSNGSSLSNGSSLSNGSYLSNGSYLSNGSSQSNGSSQSNGSSQSNGSSLSNGSSLSNGSSLSNGSSLSNGSSLSNGSSLSNGSSLSNGSSLSNGSSLSNGSSLCNGSSLSNGSSQSNGSSLSNGSSQSNGSSLSNGSSQSNGSSQSNGSSLSNGSILSNGSSQSNGSSLSNGSSLSNGSSQSNGSSQSNGSSLSNGSILSNGSSQSNGSSLSNGSSQSNGSSLSNGSSLSNGSSLSNGSSQSNGSSQSNGSSLSNGSSLSNGSILSNGSSQSNGSSLSNGSSLSNGSSQSNGSSQSNGSSLSNGSSLNNGSSLSNGSSLSNGSILSNGSSQSNGSSLSNGSSLSNGSSQSNGSSQSNGSSQSNGSSQSNGSSLSNGSSQSNGSSQSNGSSQSNGSSQSNGSSLSNGSSLSNGSSQSNGSSQSNGSSLSNGSSLSNGSSQSNGSSQSNGSSLSNGSSLNNGSSLSNGSSLSNGSILSNGSILSNGSSQSNGSSLSNGSSLSNGSSQSNGSSQSNGSSQSNGSSQSNGSSLSNGSSQSNGSSQSNGSSQSNGSS